From the Cryptomeria japonica chromosome 2, Sugi_1.0, whole genome shotgun sequence genome, one window contains:
- the LOC131078840 gene encoding uncharacterized protein LOC131078840 isoform X2: MHCIESLNHVHTVIVETTEKGMALSSFNSAILGRPECSGSEVKLYANAVPSNGIKTSKPVKIKALQIKSQNTKIGSQRSEVINLQPCLVRREALLGFGASLLTILVAPAESAEARTVKVDMKKKILEKLDELREKAGLKKKNEDEKSSADSEETRKSHSELAQKREGLLVDVGFWA, encoded by the exons ATGCATTGTATAGAAAGCTTAAACCATGTGCATACGGTTATTGTTGAAACGACTGAAAAAGGAATGGCACTGTCAAGTTTTAACTCTGCAATCCTGGGAAGGCCTGAATGCTCGGGATCAGAAGTGAAGCTATATGCAAATGCTGTACCGAGCAATGGAATCAAAACTTCTAAGCCTGTCAAGATAAAAGCCTTACAAATCAAATCCCAAAATACCAAG ATAGGAAGCCAGCGAAGCGAAGTGATTAATTTGCAACCTTGTCTTGTGCGGAGGGAGGCTCTTCTTGGTTTTGGTGCATCACTCTTGACCATTCTTGTTGCCCCAGCTGAGTCTGCTGAAGCAAGAACTGTGAAGGTTGACATGAAGAAGAAAATACTAGAAAAACTTGATGAGCTACGGGAGAAGGCAGGGCTgaaaaaaaagaatgaagatgagAAGTCTTCGGCTGACAGCGAAGAAACACGAAAATCACACTCTGAGTTGGCTCAAAAAAGGGAAGGACTTTTGGTGGACGTAGGTTTTTGGGCTTGA
- the LOC131078840 gene encoding uncharacterized protein LOC131078840 isoform X1 encodes MHCIESLNHVHTVIVETTEKGMALSSFNSAILGRPECSGSEVKLYANAVPSNGIKTSKPVKIKALQIKSQNTKQIGSQRSEVINLQPCLVRREALLGFGASLLTILVAPAESAEARTVKVDMKKKILEKLDELREKAGLKKKNEDEKSSADSEETRKSHSELAQKREGLLVDVGFWA; translated from the exons ATGCATTGTATAGAAAGCTTAAACCATGTGCATACGGTTATTGTTGAAACGACTGAAAAAGGAATGGCACTGTCAAGTTTTAACTCTGCAATCCTGGGAAGGCCTGAATGCTCGGGATCAGAAGTGAAGCTATATGCAAATGCTGTACCGAGCAATGGAATCAAAACTTCTAAGCCTGTCAAGATAAAAGCCTTACAAATCAAATCCCAAAATACCAAG CAGATAGGAAGCCAGCGAAGCGAAGTGATTAATTTGCAACCTTGTCTTGTGCGGAGGGAGGCTCTTCTTGGTTTTGGTGCATCACTCTTGACCATTCTTGTTGCCCCAGCTGAGTCTGCTGAAGCAAGAACTGTGAAGGTTGACATGAAGAAGAAAATACTAGAAAAACTTGATGAGCTACGGGAGAAGGCAGGGCTgaaaaaaaagaatgaagatgagAAGTCTTCGGCTGACAGCGAAGAAACACGAAAATCACACTCTGAGTTGGCTCAAAAAAGGGAAGGACTTTTGGTGGACGTAGGTTTTTGGGCTTGA